Genomic window (Bacteroidota bacterium):
CAAATTAAATCAAAGCCCAACACATCAATGACAGGAAGAAAAATGGGCATGGTAATCAACATGATAGAAATGATATCAAGGAAAGTACCCAAAATCATAAGAATAAGCATCATGCCTGCAACGACTAATAGAGGAGGTACGTTTAGCGTTGCCATGAACTGGCTTATCTCTGTGACTAAGCCGCTAAGTGTCAGCATGCGGGCGAACATTTGAGCGCCTATGAATAGCAAA
Coding sequences:
- a CDS encoding TRAP transporter large permease subunit, yielding LLFIGAQMFARMLTLSGLVTEISQFMATLNVPPLLVVAGMMLILMILGTFLDIISIMLITMPIFLPVIDVLGFDLIWFGVMATISIETGMLTPPFGMVVFVVKSTLGDLVSLEDIYIGSLPFLLTLFLTIAILLFFPKISTWLPSFL